A single genomic interval of Eurosta solidaginis isolate ZX-2024a chromosome 3, ASM4086904v1, whole genome shotgun sequence harbors:
- the LOC137243494 gene encoding potassium voltage-gated channel subfamily KQT member 5-like, protein MSLLGKSIQYPRGSHRRDARYRIIQGRVYNFLERPRGVIAICYHIMVFFMVFSCLALSIFATIPEFERDAAFSLYRMEVLVVIWFALEFIVRLWAAGVRSRYQGLLGRLKFMTSTFCVIDLITISASLMALCQGAPRRVFATSSLRALRFFQILRMLRMDRRGGSWKLLGSVVYAHRQELLTSVYIGFLGLTFSSFLVYLVERDVNEQFSNFAKALWWGVITMCTIGYGDSVPVTWQGKVIGSIVTLLSYSFFALPAGILGSGFALKVQQQQRQKHMISRYQPAASLIQSIWRFYASDDNSTAVATWKIHEIPIHMPSPTSSFKVQSPLRRLPSRRRRSQTINAPTDIINIESAKSGRYLSVFNDKTAESTDEDYKPKRTQLLRKHKIAIRFIRMLKFMVARRKFKEALKPYDVKDVLEQYAAGHADLLMRVKNIHARLDLILGGKRAPKIKDASKICLASRVVKMERQVSDIEDKLDLLIRQYMEDRRRREKENEEDSTLTPILEAVNAETISKRENAKISAAVKEAKSLNRTSLPTIVYQPHLPANISYPPQRDLKLPLPQQRPDSANDLGKVDEEETFNDDDDLSDGMYTSVEAYLGWT, encoded by the exons ATGTCGCTGTTGGGCAAATCAATTCAATATCCACGCGGCTCACATCGACGCGATGCACGTTATCGTATCATACAGGGGcgtgtttataattttttggaaCGACCGCGCGGTGTAATAGCGATTTGTTATCACATAATGGT ATTCTTTATGGTCTTTTCCTGCTTAGCATTAAGTATTTTTGCAACAATTCCCGAGTTCGAGAGAGATGCAGCATTTTCTTTATATCGTATGGAGGTGTTGGTGGTGATATGGTTCGCATTGGAGTTCATTGTGCG TCTATGGGCGGCGGGTGTGCGTTCACGGTATCAGGGTCTCTTGGGTCGTTTAAAATTTATGACAAGCACATTTTGTGTTATAG aTCTCATAACAATCAGTGCCTCGCTGATGGCATTGTGTCAGGGTGCGCCACGGCGCGTATTTGCCACGAGTTCTTTGCGTGCTTTGAGATTTTTTCAGATTTTACGTATGCTACGCATGGATCGACGTGGCGGTAGTTGGAAACTTTTGGGAAGTGTAGTTTATGCGCATAGACAG GAGCTACTCACATCTGTCTATATCGGTTTCCTTGGTCTGACATTCTCATCTTTTCTAGTTTATTTAGTTGAACGCGATGTCAATGAACAGTTTAGTAATTTCGCAAAAGCTTTGTGGTGGGGTGTG ATAACAATGTGTACCATTGGTTATGGTGACTCCGTGCCTGTGACCTGGCAAGGAAAAGTTATTGGTTCTATTGTAACTCTACTGAGTTACTCATTCTTTGCCTTACCTGCG GGTATTTTGGGTAGCGGCTTCGCTTTaaaagtacaacaacaacaacgtcaaaAACATATGATTAGCCGTTATCAACCGGCTGCTTCGTTAATACAGTCTATTTGGCGTTTTTACGCTTCGGATGACAACTCAACAGCGGTGGCTACATGGAAAATACACGAAATCCCGATTCACATGCCAAGTCCAACAAGTTC CTTCAAAGTACAAAGTCCCTTGCGCAGATTGCCCAGTCGCCGTAGACGCAGTCAAACAATTAACGCTCCAACTGATATCATAAATATTGAATCAGCAAAGTCGGGACGTTATCTCTCGGTGTTTAATGATAAAACTGCTGAGAGCACGG ATGAAGATTATAAACCAAAGCGTACTCAACTTTTAAGGAAGCATAAAATTGCTATTCGGTTCATAAGGATG CTTAAGTTCATGGTTGCTCGTAGAAAATTCAAGGAAGCTTTAAAGCCTTATGACGTTAAGGATGTTTTGGAACAGTATGCGGCCGGACATGCCGATCTTTTAATGCGAGTGAAAAATATACATGCGAG ACTGGATCTTATCTTAGGTGGCAAGCGCGCGCCGAAAATCAAAGATGCGTCAAAAATTTGTTTGGCTTCAAGAGTGGTGAAAATGGAGAGACAG GTCAGCGATATTGAAGATAAATTAGATCTTTTAATTAGACAGTATATGGAGGACCGTCGAAGAAGAGAAAAAGAGAATGAAGAGGACTCTACGTTGACACCTATACTAGAAGCAGTCAATGCTGAGACGATAAGCAAAAGAGAAAATGCTAAGATTTCCGCAGCGGTAAAAGAGGCCAAGAGTTTGAATAGAACGAG CCTTCCCACGATAGTCTATCAGCCTCACTTGCCAGCGAATATCAGCTACCCGCCACAGCGCGATCTCAAATTGCCTCTTCCCCAACAACGACCCGATAGTGCAA ATGATTTGGGCAAAGTGGATGAAGAAGAAACTTTCAATGATGACGATGACCTTAGCGACGGTATGTATACCTCAGTGGAAGCGTATTTGGGTTGGACGTGA